The Deinococcus metalli genome contains the following window.
GGTATAATCAGGTTGCGACTGTCGCTAAAAGTGTCCCTACACCTTTCCATGAAAGTTTCTAACGAGTCAAAAGATCTGCATATTGCAAACCCCATCTTACCCCTGTTGGGCGAGAAGCGACCAATCAGTTGATCCAACTCGGGATTTGCCAGATCCTTTTTGTAATTTTTGCATTCTATTATTATGTAAGGACACGGCAGATCATGTTTCGTCTGAATAATTTTGAAAAACCCAGCATCGGCAGAGTTATCAAATGTGATGTCGATTCTTTTCCTATCACTATTAATTCTTCGTTCAACCTGAGGTGAGGTGAGGCGAGGATAGAAGAGGATTTCCATTGTTGCTACAACGGTTTTGTGGTATTCCGAAGCGTGTTCATTGCCAGTGGGTATTTGTCCGAACCTCTGAATCAGATGATCTAAAATGGCATTAACGTCCGCTATTTCGGCCCCTAATTCTTCATTAGTTAACGGGCGCGTCTTCCTCTTCGCGTTCGCCTTGAAGTCTGCAAAGACCTCGGGGTGCCTCAAGGTAAAGTCTGCGAGGTACTCCTTATCTGCTCTTGCGCCGGTCTCTATTATGCTCTTTTTGGTGACCCAGCGTCGTTCGCCTCCTTTCTTGTTCACCCTCCTCTGAACTAACAAGCTGTCTAGGCGAAGATGTTCGGCTTGAAGGTAATTCAAGACGAAGTGTCGGTGATATTCCTGGCCTGAATACGCATTTGCATATGATACAACTCCCTTCGGCACCAAAAGAATCTTCCTCTCTTCAATAACGAGCATTTCGGTATGTTCATGCTCCCAGCTGTTGGTCTCCCTAATCCACATTGGCCCCGACGTTACCTCTGATCGGAGAGGGATACTCCATAAGTTGCATTGATTCTGTGTATATTCAATGAGATGACGACGGATAATGTTTGTCGCCATGTCGGATATTTTGTCTTTGTCCACTCCTGGTACAAACAATCTTACGTCTTCCAAATCTTCAAGTATCCCGGTGGCTACTGCTCGGCTTTTTACTAAGCGATCAAATATTCTTTTTATGTTGTCCTCGCCTGCTCCTCGACCACTAGGCATCCCTTTGGACATCCCTAGTGATGTCTCGTTCGGCTCGCTCAAATTTGTGAATATTGAAAAGGCATGTTTAACATCACCTGCGTGGAGTAGTGAAACAATTCTTTGAAAAAAACTGTGCAGTGTTCTGCTTGCCTCCACAGACCACGGATCTGTTCTAACTGAGATATAATAAGGATCGACAAACAGCTGAGTATCCCTTGACACGTCAACATCTACAAAGTCAAGCTCAAATTGAGACTTATTTAGGTTGAAGATCTGACTTATCTTCATATGTCTCCTAGTTGGTTGAACTAATTCGTACCGGGCTTGGGCGCTGCCCCTGTGTACCACTTGCCCAGCAACAAGGCGAGCAGAAGTGACATGCCCACGACAGTTGCATTGGGAGTATGTGTTAAATATACTGTGCAGGACAGTGTTTCCGTTGTTGTGTATGTATTACCCTTCTGATAAGAGTGCGCTCTTCATCCTCTATATGGGCATCCGCACCACAAAACCCCCGCGTTCGGCGGGGGCTTTTGCGTTCGGGTGGCTCAGTTGGCGGGCGTGGCGCTCAGCACCGCGTCTGCGAGTGTGACGGCCACGTCTGCCGTCTCTCGCACCAGGCCCAGGTCAAGCACAGTGTCGCCGGGCTTGTGGTAATTCGCGTCCTCGCCCCGGTAGAACATCGCGGCGGGCACGCCCGCGTCCCGGAACGGCACGTGGTCGCTGCGGCCGATGTCGGAGCCGGCGGTGGGCAGGCCGGCGCGGCGGGCGGTGTCCATCAGGGCGGGCGTGCCGGAAATGGACAGGGGCATGACGTTCACGCCGACCATGTCGAAGTTCAGCATGGCCTTCAGTCCCTGCACCATGGCGGTGTTGTCCTTCACGAAGGCGCGCGAGCCCAGCAGGCCGTCTTCCTCGCCGTCGAACAGGACGAAGGTGCTGCGCCCCCCGAGTGGCGTGGTGGCGGCTCGGCGGGCGATCTCCAGCACGGTCAGGCTGCCGCTGAGGTTGTCGTTGGCGCCGGGCGCGCCCTGCACGGAGTCGAGGTGCGCGCCGAAGAGGACGCTGGAACCCGGCTGGCCGCTGCGCGACGCGATGAGGTTGATGCCCGTCACGTCGCCCTCGCGCACGCGGACGTTCAGCGTGACGGTCACGCCGTCCTTCAACGCCTCACCGGCCGTGGGAGAGACGCCCAGGACGGGCAGGGCGGTGCGCTGGCCAAGGGTGCCGCGGAAGTCCCCGGCGGCATTGTTCACGATGACCACCCCGGTCGCGCCGGCGCCGAGGGCGTTCTGCGCCTTTTGCAGGAAGGGA
Protein-coding sequences here:
- a CDS encoding M28 family metallopeptidase, with the protein product MRHLNRAALLALLTLSGAAHATLENDAGTLLPYGPRVAGSPANEQARTYLEAQFRALGYDTRRQSFTYSRFDDLGSDVQVAGQTLAGTALQDSAGGTVQAAVVRVPGTGTPEDFARVDVRGKVAVVQRGQIPFLQKAQNALGAGATGVVIVNNAAGDFRGTLGQRTALPVLGVSPTAGEALKDGVTVTLNVRVREGDVTGINLIASRSGQPGSSVLFGAHLDSVQGAPGANDNLSGSLTVLEIARRAATTPLGGRSTFVLFDGEEDGLLGSRAFVKDNTAMVQGLKAMLNFDMVGVNVMPLSISGTPALMDTARRAGLPTAGSDIGRSDHVPFRDAGVPAAMFYRGEDANYHKPGDTVLDLGLVRETADVAVTLADAVLSATPAN